Below is a genomic region from Drosophila albomicans strain 15112-1751.03 chromosome 2R, ASM965048v2, whole genome shotgun sequence.
ATGTGTGTTTAGATGACAGCGTCTTATCACAATGCTTGCATTGCACAACGTACTCGGTGAGGCGGTGGAAATGTGACAATGCCTTGGCATTCCTGCCTACCATATTTATGACGTTGGTCGTTGGTTCAGCAAGCCTTCGGTTTTTGTTTACACACAATACAATTTTGTGCTTTGGTTTATCAATGTCTGGTTCGTTTTGGGTATTTTGTTGGATTGGCGAATCGCTCCGAATTTGGTTCGCTCGAACAACTTCAATAATCCTGAACGACAAAGTGTATTTTTAGTTCGTGTACAGTTGGGATAGAGAGACCCTCGATGTATCGACAATATCGATGCTGTTGGTTTGCTAGTAATGGGCAAATTGACACATTAATCGATATATATCGACTGGTAGTTCTTTTTGACGTAATTGAACTATTATTCCAAATCGGTGAACGCGCGCaatatgtttgttttattatttggaatttatacactttgatattattcttatattatGTTAAAGCAATaatgactttttttttaatgataaacaataataaataaatgaacaaataGAAGTGGAGAAATATCGAAAGAAGTAATAATCAATTATGAAATGTAGTTGTTTTTGCCAATgacttattattaattattatttattattaaatcgatctatataattatatatacatatatttgttaaattgttgttaattgaTCTACAttgattgaataaatataatattttgccAAAAGTTGGCAGTCATTTGATAGCAACCCTGTATAAGTGCTGCCCATCGCTGTCAAATTGCACTAGTACTGCCCATTCGATAACCTAAAAATTTTTGACACGAGGTTGTGCGTGtcttttcctttctttctCGCTTTTTACTCGAACATGGGTGAGTCGTCGGCTTGATGAAAATGCGTTAAAATATCAAGAAAATCGTCAGTGATATGCTTAAAAACACTACAAAAGTGCACAGAATACACGAATGCAAGCGTTGCAATTAAGGAATatgtgaaaaatgtaaaattcgCTATATATTTGTGACTTTTGAAGTTTGAACAGCAGGCAGCACCACCGCGTGCTacagtgttgtgtgtgcatgtgtgtatgtgtgtgttggtgcgATTTTCTTGatgttcaatttaaaaattgaatggattgtaatttgtattttatttgtatcgATTTAAGGTATTAGCCGTGATAGTTCACACAAGCGTCGTGCCACTGGTGGCAAGCGTAAGTCGCTCCGCAAGAAGCGCAAGTTCGAGCTGGGCCGCCCCGCTGCCAACACCAAGGTGAGTTACCCCTCCCGCCATCACTCAGCCCATATTAACTGTATATCGCCATTGTTGTTAAATGATGTTAACGCGTGTCAACTGCAATAAGCACGCGACTTGTTCGTGAGCAATATATCTTTGatgatttaaatgcattatgTTCGGACTACTGATATCAATACATGATTCTCTACATCTGACTTGTGATATGTTCGCTATATTATAACCTATTTTTTGATCTTACAGCTTGGCTCTTCCCGCGTGCACACCGTGCGCACTCGTGGTGGTAACACCAAGTTCCGCGCTCTGCGCCTTGAGAACGGTAACTTTGCGTGGGCCTCTGAGGGTGTTGCCCGCAAAACTCGTATTGCCGATGTTGTGTACAATGCCTCCAACAACGAGCTGGTGCGCACCAAGACGCTGGTGAAGAACAGCATTGTTGTCATCGATGCCACGCCATTCCGTCAATGGTACGAGTCACACTATGTGTTGCCTTTGGGACGCAAGCGTAATCCCAAGCACGCACAGAAGGAGGATGAGAACGATGTGCTGACCAAGAAGCGCAGCGAAAAGACCATGAAGAAGTACCTGGAGCGCCAAAAGTACGGCAAGGTCGAGCAGGCTCTTGAGGATCAGTTCACCTCTGGTCGCATCTTGGGTATGTTTCTATTCCCCTCTCTTTTTGAAGTTAGTTTGATAGTCGATGATGAAAGAACTCTAGCGATCCAGCTACTTTTATGCAACAATCTTGTTTTAAGTGCGTTGCAGCCAGCTGGGTGTGATTTTTGCTTGTCATAGTTACTCTGATGACATTCGTATAAACTCTTTAGCTacacttttgttttgaatgTTTCTCTATCTAATGTATCTCTTCTCTCTATCTGCAGCTTGCATCTCTTCCCGCCCCGGACAGTGCGGTCGCTCCGATGGCTACATTCTGGAAGGCAAGGAATTGGAATTCTACCTTAAGAAGATCAAGTCTAAGAAATAAAGGCACTAGATAagaatgcaaaacaaacaactgatttgcaaacagaaacaaataaaacggcttgtttttttataagaaaaacttttaacaCTTTACTAATTGATCGCTATTGCAATTCAACTATGTTcaatagtttttgtttgtaatataacataatttctataaaaatcaaaaagagaGCGACCTTTTACAAAAGCTGAATATATACGTATTCTTAATGCAGAATTCTTGCAAGTCGATTACAAGGtagtttaatttgatttgtatgtTAAACTAATTATATCAGGGAATAGTCAACAAAATGGTAG
It encodes:
- the LOC117574063 gene encoding 40S ribosomal protein S8, whose translation is MGISRDSSHKRRATGGKRKSLRKKRKFELGRPAANTKLGSSRVHTVRTRGGNTKFRALRLENGNFAWASEGVARKTRIADVVYNASNNELVRTKTLVKNSIVVIDATPFRQWYESHYVLPLGRKRNPKHAQKEDENDVLTKKRSEKTMKKYLERQKYGKVEQALEDQFTSGRILACISSRPGQCGRSDGYILEGKELEFYLKKIKSKK